tctgtcctatccagcatcaacagcaataatagcaataacaataagggcaacaaaaagaaagagagaaatggtgaaGGAGAATAACTGAGGACTCTGTGCATAGACCATAATCTCTGAAGAGGGAAGGTTTGGGTTTCTagatgaaggagaagaaaaaaggaagaaagtaatagacagaaagaaggaaaggaaaaagaaaggagagagagagagagagagatgatcccTAATGAAATGGGGATGGTTCAAGAGCAAGGGATCCTGAAAGTGCTGCCAAGAGAGGTAGTTAGGAGTTTGGTGACTCTTCACTCTTTTCATGGTCTCTCTTGTCCATTTCtacctgccctccctcccctgccccaggtgATGCTTTACCAAAGGAAATGCCATCTCTACGGAGCAGCTGTCCTAAAGGCTCTGCAGCCTATTTCTCTCACTGCTATGCCTTGTATTTGACACCCAAATCCTGGATGGATGCACATGTGAGTGACTGGATCTGCAACTGGGCTTATTATGGAAAAGTTCATTACAAATCAAGTGAGGGGGTTCTCAGCTATCCAGAGCTTCCCTGATGTGACCATTAAATCccacatctcctctctctctctctctctctctctctctctctcacacacacacacacacacacacacacacacacacacacacacacacacgcacagacaccTCACAACTATTGTTCTATGCATCCTAGGAAGCCTCAAGTTTCTTCTCTTCTCCCACTTGCCCACACAGATGGATTGTCAGAAGCGGCCTTCAGGACACCTAGTGTCTGTGCTCAGTGGATCTGAGGCATCCTTCGTGGCTTCTCTGATCAAGAACACTTTTACTACCTCCAGTTACATTTGGATTGGGCTTCATGACCCTACAGAGGTAAGGGttcaacttttatttttgttacttccAATTTGTTATTTTCATTCTATCTACTTTTTTCCCATGCCAGACCTAAAAATATTCTAGAATGTATTGGACTTGAGAGATTTGGGGTGATATTTGAGAAAAATGCAGTTCCTGAGACAACTCAAATTGAGATTAACCTGCATTTTTATGATTTGACAAAATTCACTTATAAGGCCATGTGACCATTCTCTGAGCATGTCTAGTTTTGTGTACAGTATCAAAGATAGTATAAATGAAGATAAGGTATCACCTTATGAAGATAGTATAAATGAAGATAAGGTTTCACCTATGAAAAGATAGTGACTTTTATACTCAGAGGGTAGTTCCAAATGTACTCTCAATTGTTAAATCAAAGACATTGAAATTGGAGTAATCCCACTCCATTTTCTGGGGATTTTTCAATTTGAGACCACCAGTCAAAGAAACAAGTAACTGGGATATTTTTGCAGAGGAAAGCTTTTTAGGCGAAAGAGTAGACAATTTCCAGGGTTCTGGGCTTGGGTTGGGGATGAGGAATCCCAAAGGGACAAGAAAACATTTGATTCCAACTTCAGCGACCCAACGGCAATGGATGGGAGTGGAGCAGCAATGATGTACTGAACTACCGTGCCTGGGAGAGAAATCCTCCAACCAGTCCAAACACTGGCTTCTGTGCAAGTGTGACAAGTAGCTCAGGTAAGAAATAGGGGATCTATACTGTGCACATTCTTTCTTTATCTATATCCATTTTCACCTGGCATTCACTGAGTTCTGCTAAGATAGAAATTCTATGTTGGTCcatcttctctgtttctcatagCCTCTCCCTTTAACtgactttctcatgaataaaaaaattttttaaaaaatgacactgGAGAAGGTGAGGGACAATTTTTTGAATATGTCATTATCATGGAGGATGCCTCTCCATTATGTCAAATGCACCAGAAACACCATTCACTTTAACTCTTCTGTCTCTACAGGttttaagaaatggaaagattatGACTGTGATTCTTCATTACCCTATGTCTGCAAATTCAAAGGCTAGGTCATCAGGCTTAATGGGAAATCCAGTTTATCATGGACATGAAACTAATCTGACAACCTGGTCAAGAAAATCCTCCTCTCCAGACACTCAACTTCATCACTTTGTTTGATCTTCCTTCTTCCCCAGCTCCATTTCAGCCTTTTAATGTGTTCCATGACTGGAGGtttaagaaagcaaaataaaatattgttattCACACTGTGTGCTATTGCTTGCATTCTTACagcaggacatagaggaagaaatGTGTGTGATAGCAAAATCTAGGTTTTGGCTGAGTTTCATCAGTtccatgctgggaaattgtgcagatgctgtcacatctgccatgttgtgccctcaggacactgTTGATTCCCTGTGATAGTtgaagtgctatggttactcctccaccttcccattctcatgagagttattatcctaccctggagtgctctggttactcctcccccttcccattctcccgagagctattcccataaaagccctccttcttccacccctttctctcttaccctcctttcactttggtgattagatgcagggaaggttgctgcacgagACAGCCacttttgctacctccacgtggtccAAACTgctgcttaaccaatttaagcgcaataaaatgtggtaaggcaaagaaccactgctagagccccaggcatgacaatcattagcataaccattgtgcaatacactgtttctaattgagaaggtatttgagagcttcacatatcaacaacatccTATTTGTTTTtaccctttgttacacccatacaagatggagacacaccctaggtgtgcgcaggtttttttgaccaagttagttaaaatatattgatttttgactaattttttacctcagactttaaatgtaagttaattttacctttatgagaattatgttgaaaacctttttcatttaactttgcctggtaagaatgtagccttaaagttacatttctaacctttaagttaatgtttaccaaacttcaagcacacacataaacatggtcttcaatacataaggagaaaaaattttgttacgaagacatgtcattttaaacatgagtttagatctgtactgtcttagttgttggggggctgAGTTGTCCAGCagctgcatattctagctcctctgccttcagagccgatCTGGGCATCTCGGCCATggggcccagtcccagcaggaagcccgtggtctccgggtggtccgggatctgcccagatttcatagcaggagggttGGCGGGCCGGTTGTGCAGAAGtcatgggccgaggtgccccagggcgggggccaggatgggctgaagcTCTGCCTGCCATGaccgctgccctgctcccagctgcTGAGCAGCACGGAAGGAGCCTGCGCCCAGAGTTCCGCATCACGCGGTGGCAAGTAGGCTCCTGAGGGCTGGTGGTGGGctgaaaccaaagtgtggcccagagaaaaatgtttcagaggcaggaaactgtctcatgaagaaagggcagaggcttttagaaacctctccataagtagaaaggcaggccattgtggctttacttatctgatcttctttggtctgttgcatgtgtggagccgagattcttgtccctgttcagggcgccattatgttgttttctccaggctggctaCATGGGCGGGAGatatagacaaccagaaactcgtggctgagctgagaatacagtttaatctttattcacgagtgggcaagcaGTCTAACAACCTAATTATAACACAattttgtctttccctatctctctcctctggccgcAGCACCcagaaccaaggaagtacataggatagggggcagggagaagcaagaattgcgaaaaggcaaagaccaaaccaaaatctcctggagacaggggagtgagaccaaaccaatgtaacagaattactatgcaaatagaccacatcaagcaatgtaacagaagggatcccagaagcagaactagaagcataccaacaaatcccccttttctttttaactaattgaccatagtatcaggagtgtgggatgaacagaaacctatactgttcaggcattttcaaaaaaaaaaaaaaaactggcacaaacttggaaaaacaagtaagtgagcaacaagaaccagtgtgatgccaagggaaggcctgaggggggtgtttcttgcctctgtgggcaaggctttatcaagctaaaggacatttcctgtctctgtgggcttttcttgcctcgacgggcgtttcctgactctgtgggcattacctagcaaagAAGGAGGGTatttcctatagagtcccaaggcagctggctgcagtcagtctttgagaaagccagcagcataaagggaagctgctgtagagttgtgtaccagtaagtccgatagaagtgccagtccaaagcagatgtccacggaagaatgtccagggggtgaattgttgcccagctagctcagtcggtagaatattagactcttaatctcagggtcttGGGTTCGTGCCCCACATTGGGCACCAGGTGTCAATTGTGGCAgcaggatgcagaaaaaggaggtttggagcagaaagggaactcaatcctttatttgtgctggcacctgagagttgggtgagagagcagcagtttgggccacatggaggtagcaaaaatggccgcctcatgcagcaactttccctgtgtctaatcaccaaagtgaaaggagggcaagagagaaaggggtgaaagaaggagggcttttatgggaatagctctcgtgagaatgggaagggggaagagtaaccatagcactccagggtaggataataagtCTCgtgataatgggaagggggaggggtaaccatagcactccaactatcacggGGAATCGAcagtgtcctgagggcacaacatggcaggtgtgactgcatctgcacaatttcccagcatgataccctccacacctacttcctattacagttctctcactcactccaaatatAACctttcaaagcaaggactgcaaaaactgaataagggcaagagagatgcatactttaatgatgactctttagtcactatcaggccaccccatctgctggggccctCTTTggaaagtcctgagattcccaaacagacatgatggccctagacctcaaataaatctctctcgacttgttacctgtcatctctatcaggaacaacaaaatagacccatttgtgggccccctataggaccttgccctcaacttggatcaacaatgatagggaatattccatcctctgaaggaaggatggacaacatactgtatgctatacctgaggaagatggggcctggtattggggcagcttggaatgttcctactcatgaccacagaatgtgagctcagatctatagggatgcagtggtcatatagtccc
Above is a window of Erinaceus europaeus chromosome 3, mEriEur2.1, whole genome shotgun sequence DNA encoding:
- the LOC103118628 gene encoding regenerating islet-derived protein 3-gamma-like, whose product is MMTHAMALLSMSWMLLSCLMLLSCPVQGDALPKEMPSLRSSCPKGSAAYFSHCYALYLTPKSWMDAHMDCQKRPSGHLVSVLSGSEASFVASLIKNTFTTSSYIWIGLHDPTERPNGNGWEWSSNDVLNYRAWERNPPTSPNTGFCASVTSSSGFKKWKDYDCDSSLPYVCKFKG